In Asterias rubens chromosome 15, eAstRub1.3, whole genome shotgun sequence, a genomic segment contains:
- the LOC117300011 gene encoding ATP-dependent RNA helicase DEAH12, chloroplastic-like isoform X2: MMASREHFPIILSSDCGNMGEDDLMVLSDSTGSSEETSSEEETDADEEEGEEEEEEEEVGGGGLGKDLPKKDREGSMGKTNVSAVKKAVQDSSSKDTSSSSAKQEKKTRSRPPRERRKRRTLETNAAGETTSQRLKLQVQVKNVCTDQDSFKTFLGCLNVTNYKKIYWRMKDLQNSQASILFVNQEDAAAAQRILNNCSIGASDRKLSAFLQDRRSRRPKQNKNGKTSSAVHRNNPHQNKVHPDGQSPSYDQRQRHQQGHRNHDQYSHPESEQHPSSDQGNYSGSHRGWYTQDDCPQPSDHNPYNPRSSQTGRGNSSGRGNYRGHPRGGYTPHDRHRPSDMAYDHQSSQTGRGNSSGRGNYRGHPRGGYTPDDRHRPSDMAYDHQSSQTGRGNSSGRGNYRGHPRSGYTPDDRHQPSDKAYDNQSSQTGRGNSSGRGNYRGHSRGGYTPDDHPLLSDQNPYMANDPQYSQTGRRNSSGRGKYQGHKRGGYTPGDRRPSLTHSEQDVQLRADQSQHPIGLPRQPQAPEKNIPSLMSMPLAPNIPYDGDDDQSSIASGMSERSGTSSQPISLHVKNIDDGVSNDGFCHFLSDKKISFSDVDFFTSKSGRRFAIIHFASVTERQKARGILHNRWIFRGGPVMCVSYSHRKAMSSPSEDLHPPSFEATGDPEGATRGSHEGRGQGYRGRGCRNRGESSRRGRSRGGRGLGGRGRGRRTRNWRQKMGEDSDNQSECSEVRSICSTVFPDLKMATAAFGVLNNDPWRLGNDTPIKASFPVSKESYRNKKSGLSLHVEQLGHGPDEGRVNVERWLEDAQQTKDLKEESQRGYRHTEREQEQRGGRGQGRNGRGHRGKGSSVGDVRSQLRSGEKTDESHDGDKGTTGGLVRSKHKPCTVKDNTQERKPNEVVLTDLPRNISESDVVYLVREECHGFVDAVLASGRCSLKFKRREDAMEAVCKLYGKPISGHCIKPVLSWHNEEVEPHIAKKVLKDLKEREMPEKVFEIKHRIKEECKVINSDLSDCRDAFKENLSYAEIQRYEISIETHEHHLEEKQRFLDEFNNACLNIETALEGLEPKTQTLSEVHKIRHQFLRECRRLDSPLPVYGYRSRIEEAMRRNKAVVLQGETGSGKSTQIPQYLVDMALESQEDEGSSQRPQWRVVCTQPRRVAALTLSKRVAEEYGCQVSEEVGYFVGNKKSVSAKTVVTFMTDRKLLNLIIADPNLSDYTCVIVDEAHERSVDTDILLATLKKLLRTRKDLHLLIMSATIDTTLFSKYLSECKEIKVPGRTFPVDKQWIGDDVSIGEGDYVGKAVKQTAKVHRDEKEGDILVFLTSANEIEQACRDLSTSLGQRPDDQDKEALILPLHGRLQPEDQMKVFADAKAGQRKIIFATNVAETSVTIKGIRYVIDTGVVKECQYDPKRSMSLLKVTTITQASAQQRAGRAGRTGPGVCYRLYTKEEYNDLNEMMKPEILRVHLGMAALQLLELGVEDVANFDFIQAPDREATQQAMTTLRLLGAVDAADKLTSLGRKMATFPMEPRLSKLILEGVEKHLTSEAVIIAALISAPGSVFYRGGSDKDKEKADRLKLKYCHDSGDVITMLKAYGSWNSQAAAKQKAWCMENSMNSKTLRAVRESANEAAQVLKLKHNIECNARDYKMEAIDATKTESLQKIIMSAYFQTLSLYNGHPRAGYTVLPHQKSGFIHPSSSLVALDCNPKWVVYEEFKQTSRSFLFNVTQVNIDWLQEVAPMFYDEIDVDALHEMALQEAPAIQLGTAVMRRLTMKRNEKVRAMEEFITEAKGSPCIIQVNRATKELQMFMKMNICEFATSYVEIILKEELVSIQREQIEVPVGESGVVRQVVVAGGQTKYIMMPNDYRSLEVSYVTEDMSEDDLKRMICLSSYCTQEEILDVYKFQKQTTAKWGRVTFSSPETAEETKMSLEVEDTLQLKPILGRSFQNRDIARVSSRIVVIWYTWPSKGHAFINFDTSNQALEMKESLQHFDFKGKQVECQLKRNNTRALYLQRVHKDATNEELEEAIEDYTDCKKVKCSIARQPPAISITDNQVTQDIYKMFEGTLREDQLDINILLARSEKTQSRKAIVNFECDNEDEVDACILNIQDNPPRNSAGQIYIVKLTASCMLFCNPDVYVCIEQRITKLVEEVREGVRNLNVRVNKSKKTSDWVINVAGENIQEVHRTRRELLSYIRGETVSLNDLCEEEVSFQIKYHILKLLHKNGLRHLTYGLEAHAMVDTRRHLIVIYGKDEVREVLKEQVKNYINIICKNKLKEISLTAGLSEGCTKGRAIRALVRAYGPWLKKLVEETGAEAITLNMRQGNLLIEGDQNVFDNAHKMVRNCLQEAGQQAAIRVGGDDATTEVECGICYTAVEATEEVYRLSACSHGFHLQCLHEMFTVRLQNASKDYPIECPCEGCGLPMLLCDFRVLCSDETKRRRLFDLALESHVTQKSEGKLKFCPTPDCHMIYKTTKDAGVFLCPECRNRLCSSCGSEPHMGYTCVEFKASGKNFDDLAFEKWIKRKDVKRCPVPNCGIPIEKNGGCFHIKCRECKKHICWHCLEFFDRSKMCYDHLSEKHGGFF, translated from the exons ATGATGGCTTCAAGGGAACACTTTCCAATCATTTTATCTTCTGATTGTGGTAATATGGGAGAAGATGATCTGATGGTGCTCAGTGACTCTACTGGGTCCTCGGAGGAAACAAGTAGTGAAGAAGAGACCGATGCAGAtgaggaggagggggaggaggaggaggaggaggaggaagttGGGGGAGGTGGTCTAGGTAAAGATTTACCCAAAAAAGACAGAGAAGGAAGCATGGGAAAGACAAATGTTTCTGCTGTGAAGAAAGCGGTGCAAGATTCATCTTCAAAAGATACTTCCTCATCCTCAGCTaaacaagagaaaaaaacaagaagcaGACCACCTCGAGAGAGGCGCAAAAGGAGGACCCTAGAAACCAATGCTGCAGGAGAAACAACGTCTCAGAGATTGAAATTACAAGTACAGGTGAAAAATGTATGCACTGACCAAGACTCATTCAAAACTTTTCTGGGCTGCTTAAATgtcacaaattacaaaaaaatatactgGAGGATGAAGGATTTGCAGAACAGCCAAGCCAGCATTCTGTTTGTAAATCAAGAAGATGCTGCTGCAGCACAGAGGATTCTCAATAATTGCTCAATAGGTGCATCTGACAGGAAACTGTCAGCTTTTTTACAAGACCGAAGATCGCGTCgtcccaaacaaaacaaaaatggaaaaacatcCTCAGCTGTTCATAGAAACAATCCACACCAAAACAAGGTTCATCCTGATGGTCAGTCTCCTTCATATGACCAACGCCAGAGACATCAACAAGGTCACCGTAATCATGACCAATATTCTCATCCAGAAAGTGAACAGCATCCATCTTCTGACCAAGGAAACTATTCAGGTTCCCATAGAGGTTGGTATACACAAGATGACTGTCCGCAACCCTCAGACCATAATCCATATAACCCTCGATCTTCACAGACTGGCCGCGGTAATTCCTCTGGGCGAGGAAACTATCGAGGTCACCCTAGAGGTGGTTACACACCACATGACCGCCACCGACCTTCGGACATGGCATATGACCATCAATCTTCACAGACTGGCCGGGGTAATTCCTCTGGGCGAGGAAACTATCGTGGTCACCCGAGAGGTGGTTACACACCAGATGACCGCCACCGACCTTCGGACATGGCATATGACCATCAATCTTCACAGACTGGCCGGGGTAATTCCTCTGGGCGAGGAAACTATCGAGGACACCCTAGATCTGGTTACACACCAGATGACCGCCACCAACCTTCGGACAAGGCATATGACAATCAATCTTCACAGACTGGCCGCGGTAATTCCTCTGGGCGAGGAAACTATCGAGGACACTCGAGAGGTGGTTATACGCCAGATGATCATCCCCTACTCTCGGACCAGAATCCATACATGGCAAATGACCCTCAATATTCACAGACTGGCCGTCGTAATTCCTCTGGACGAGGCAAATATCAAGGACACAAAAGAGGTGGTTATACACCAGGTGACCGCCGGCCCAGCCTGACACATTCTGAGCAAGATGTTCAACTGAGGGCTGACCAAAGCCAGCATCCAATCGGGCTACCTAGACAGCCCCAAGCTCCTGAAAAGAACATCCCCTCATTGATGTCGATGCCTCTTGCTCCAAATATTCCTTATGATGGAGATGATGACCAGAGCAGCATTGCATCAGGAATGAGTGAGAGGAGTGGTACATCATCACAGCCAATCTCATTACATGTGAAAAACATCGATGACGGAGTGAGCAATGATGGATTTTGTCATTTCTTGTCCGACAAAAAGATATCATTCTCAGATGTAGACTTTTTTACTTCCAAATCAGGGAGGCGATTTGCTATTATCCATTTTGCATCTGTCACGGAAAGACAAAAGGCAAGAGGTATTCTGCACAACCGCTGGATTTTTCGTGGTGGCCCTGTAATGTGCGTAAGCTACAGTCATCGAAAAGCTATGTCGAGCCCCAGTGAAGATTTGCATCCCCCTTCCTTTGAAGCAACTGGAGACCCTGAAGGGGCAACTCGAGGAAGTCATGAAGGGAGGGGTCAAGGCTACAGAGGTCGAGGATGTAGAAATCGAGGAGAGAGCAGCCGTAGAGGGAGAAGCCGTGGAGGGAGAGGTCTTGGAGGTAGAGGCCGTGGAAGGAGGACAAGAAACTGGCGACAGAAAATGGGAGAAGATTCTGATAATCAATCAGAATGTAGTGAAGTGAGGAGCATCTGCTCTACTGTG TTTCCAGATCTCAAGATGGCAACAGCAGCTTTCGGTGTTTTGAACAATGACCCGTGGCGTCTTGGGAATGACACTCCAATTAAAGCCAGTTTCCCAGTATCAAAAGAGTCTTACCGAAACAAGAAGTCCGGCCTGTCTCTTCATGTTGAACAACTTGGTCACGGTCCTGATGAGGGTCGGGTAAATGTTGAGAGATGGCTTGAGGACGCCCAACAAACTAAAGATTTGAAAGAGGAGAGTCAAAGGGGATATCGTCACACAGAAAGGGAGCAAGAACAGAGAGGTGGGCGTGGTCAAGGTAGAAATGGGCGTGGTCATAGAGGGAAAGGTAGCTCTGTAGGAGATGTAAGGTCTCAGTTGAGGAGTGGTGAAAAAACTGATGAATCACATGACGGTGATAAGGGAACAACTGGCGGGCTTGTAAGGTcaaaacataaaccatgcacAGTCAAAGATAATACACAGGAAAGAAAACCAAATGAAGTTGTCTTAACAGATCTCCCAAGAAACATCTCAGAGAGTGATGTTGTATATCTTGTGAGAGAGGAATGTCATGGATTTGTTGACGCAGTGTTGGCCTCCGGGAGATGCTCTCTGAAGTTTAAGAGACGGGAAGATGCGATGGAGGCAGTTTGTAAGCTTTATGGGAAACCAATCTCTGGCCATTGTATAAAACCTGTCCTCTCCTGGCACAATGAAGAAGTGGAACCACACATTGCAAAAAAAGTACTAAAGGACTTAAAAGAAAGAGAAATGCCAGAGAAAGTCTTTGAAATTAAACATAGAATTAAAGAAGAATGTAAAGTCATCAACTCGGATTTGTCAGATTGCAGAGACGCCTTCAAAGAAAACCTGTCCTATGCTGAAATTCAGCGATATGAAATTTCTATCGAAACACATGAGCACCATTTGGAGGAGAAACAAAGATTCCTGGATGAGTTCAACAATGCATGTCTTAATATTGAAACCGCTTTGGAAGGTTTAGAGCCAAAAACCCAAACCTTGTCAGAGGTACACAAGATCCGTCATCAATTTCTGAGAGAATGTCGCCGCTTGGATTCCCCTCTACCAGTCTATGGCTACAGGTCTAGGATTGAGGAAGCTATGCGGcggaataaagctgttgtctTGCAAGGCGAGACAGGATCTGGAAAGAGCACACAGATTCCACAGTATCTCGTAGACATGGCCCTGGAGAGTCAGGAAGATGAAGGCTCCAGCCAGAGACCACAATGGCGGGTAGTTTGCACACAACCTAGAAGAGTTGCGGCACTCACTCTTTCTAAACGTGTCGCTGAAGAATACGGATGCCAGGTTAGCGAAGAAGTTGGATATTTTGTCGGCAACAAGAAATCTGTCAGTGCCAAAACAGTTGTCACTTTCATGACGGATCGGAAACTCCTCAACTTGATCATCGCCGACCCAAATTTGTCCGACTATACTTGCGTCATCGTCGACGAGGCCCATGAGAGATCTGTAGACACGGATATTTTGTTGGCAACTCTGAAGAAACTCCTTCGAACCAGAAAAGATCTCCACCTTCTCATAATGTCTGCCACAATCGACACCACCTTATTCTCCAAGTACCTCAGTGAATGTAAAGAAATAAAGGTTCCTGGTCGGACGTTTCCAGTGGATAAACAATGGATTGGTGATGATGTCAGCATCGGAGAGGGCGACTATGTTGGGAAAGCCGTCAAACAGACTGCAAAG GTGCATCGAGATGAGAAGGAAGGTGACATTCTAGTCTTCTTGACGTCGGCCAATGAGATAGAACAAGCATGTAGAGACTTATCTACTTCCCTCGGCCAAAGACCTGATGACCAAGATAAAGAGGCATTGATACTACCCCTTCATGGACGACTCCAGCCAGAAGACCAGATGAAAGTATTCGCAGACGCAAAAGCTGGACAGAGGAAGATAATCTTTGCAACCAATGTTGCTGAGACCTCAGTGACTATTAAAGGTATCCGATATGTCATCGACACTGGCGTTGTCAAAGAGTGTCAATATGATCCAAAGCGTAGCATGAGTCTTTTGAAGGTGACAACGATAACTCAAGCGTCAGCTCAGCAACGGGCGGGCCGAGCAGGTAGGACCGGCCCAGGTGTTTGCTATCGATTGTACACCAAAGAAGAGTATAACGACCTGAATGAAATGATGAAACCGGAGATTTTGCGTGTTCACCTCGGGATGGCAGCACTGCAGCTTTTAGAGCTTGGTGTCGAAGACGTGGCGAACTTTGATTTCATCCAAGCCCCTGATCGAGAAGCTACACAGCAGGCTATGACTACCCTGAGGTTGCTGGGTGCCGTGGATGCAGCTGATAAGTTGACCTCTTTGGGTCGTAAGATGGCAACATTTCCAATGGAGCCACGTCTCTCAAAGCTTATTCTTGAAGGAGTAGAGAAACATCTTACCTCTGAAGCTGTCATCATCGCTGCCTTGATCTCTGCTCCTGGAAGTGTGTTCTATAGAGGAGGCTCTGATAAAGACAAAGAGAAAGCAGACCGTCTGAAGCTCAAGTACTGTCATGACAGTGGAGATGTTATAACAATGCTTAAAGCTTACGGATCTTGGAATAGCCAAgcagctgctaagcagaaggCCTGGTGTATGGAGAACAGCATGAATTCCAAGACGCTGAGAGCTGTTCGAGAGTCTGCTAACGAAGCAGCCCAGGTGTTAAAGCTTAAACATAACATCGAGTGTAATGCAAGGGACTACAAGATGGAAGCCATTGATGCGACAAAGACTGAGTCACTTCAAAAGATCATCATGTCGGCTTACTTTCAAACGTTGAGTTTATACAATGGTCATCCAAGAGCAGGTTACACGGTTCTTCCTCACCAGAAGTCAGGGTTCATCCATCCATCTTCGTCTCTCGTTGCACTAGACTGCAATCCTAAATGGGTAGTGTATGAAGAGTTCAAACAAACATCCCGAAGCTTCCTCTTCAATGTGACTCAAGTTAACATCGATTGGCTTCAGGAAGTTGCTCCGATGTTTTATGACGAGATTGATGTGGACGCACTTCATGAAATGGCTTTGCAAGAGGCTCCTGCGATCCAACTTGGAACTGCTGTGATGAGACGTCTTACCATGAAGAGAAATGAAAAGGTCCGGGCTATGGAAGAGTTTATAACAGAAGCGAAAGGTTCTCCTTGCATCATCCAGGTCAACAGAGCCACAAAAGAGTTGCAGATGTTCATGAAGATGAACATTTGCGAGTTTGCAACATCGTATGTTGAGATAATTCTTAAGGAAGAGCTGGTGTCTATCCAGAGAGAACAGATTGAAGTTCCAGTAGGGGAATCAGGAGTTGTCCGTCAAGTCGTCGTAGCAGGAGGTCAGACAAAATACATCATGATGCCAAATGATTACAGAAGCCTGGAGGTTAGTTATGTTACAGAAGACATGTCCGAAGATGATTTGAAGAGAATGATTTGTCTCTCATCTTATTGCACTCAGGAGGAGATTCTTGACGTGTACAAGTTTCAAAAGCAAACTACAGCCAAGTGGGGTCGCGTTACCTTTAGTTCCCCCGAGACAGCAGAAGAAACAAAGATGTCGCTAGAAGTAGAAGACACCCTTCAGCTCAAACCAATTCTgggacgtagttttcaaaacaGAGATATCGCTAGAGTCAGCTCAAGGATCGTGGTCATATGGTACACTTGGCCGTCAAAAGGCCATGCGTTTATCAACTTTGACACGTCAAACCAAGCCTTAGAAATGAAAGAAAGCTTGCAACATTTTGACTTCAAAGGGAAGCAAGTGGAGTGCCAACTTAAACGGAATAACACAAGAGCTCTGTACCTTCAAAGGGTTCACAAAGATGCAACCAATGAAGAGCTGGAAGAAGCTATTGAAGATTATACAGACTGCAAAAAAGTCAAATGCAGTATTGCTCGTCAACCCCCAGCAATTTCTATCACAGACAACCAGGTCACTCAAGACATCTACAAAATGTTCGAAGGAACACTACGAGAAGATCAACTAGACATCAACATACTGTTGGCGCGATCGGAGAAAACACAAAGCAGGAAGGCTATCGTCAACTTTGAGTGTGACAACGAAGATGAAGTAGATGCTTGTATTCTGAATATTCAAGACAACCCTCCACGCAACTCGGCAGGCCAGATTTATATTGTGAAGCTTACAGCATCTTGCATGCTCTTCTGTAATCCTGACGTCTACGTATGCATCGAGCAAAGAATCACAAAGCTCGTTGAGGAGGTGAGAGAAGGAGTCAGAAATTTGAACGTCAGAGTGAATAAGAGCAAGAAGACGAGTGACTGGGTGATAAACGTCGCTGGTGAAAACATCCAAGAAGTTCATAGGACACGTCGAGAACTTCTGTCTTACATCCGGGGCGAGACGGTATCACTGAATGATCTGTGCGAGGAGGAGGTTTCATTTCAGATCAAGTATCACATTCTGAAGTTACTCCACAAGAATGGGTTGAG GCATCTTACTTACGGGTTGGAGGCTCATGCAATGGTAGACACTCGTCGCCATCTTATTGTGATTTACGGAAAGGATGAGGTCAGAGAAGTCTTGAAGGAGCAAGTGAAGAACTACATCAACATCATCTGTAAGAACAAACTGAAAGAAATCTCATTAACTGCAGGTCTGTCTGAAGGTTGTACTAAAGGGAGAGCTATAAGGGCATTAGTGAGAGCTTATGGACCTTGGCTTAAG AAACTTGTTGAAGAAACTGGAGCCGAAGCAATAACACTGAACATGCGCCAAGGTAACCTTCTCATAGAGGGCGATCAGAACGTCTTTGATAACGCCCATAAGATGGTGAGAAACTGCCTCCAAGAGGCTGGACAACAAGCTGCCATCAG aGTTGGAGGAGATGATGCAACCACTGAAGTGGAATGCGGCATTTGTTACACAGCAGTGGAAGCCACTGAGGAGGTGTATCGTCTGAGTGCTTGCTCCCATGGGTTCCATCTTCAATGCCTTCATGAGATGTTTACCGTCAGGTTACAGAACGCTAGCAAGGATTACCCCATTG AGTGTCCATGCGAAGGATGTGGCCTCCCAATGTTGCTCTGCGATTTCCGTGTTCTCTGCAGCGATGAAACAAAGAGACGACGCTTGTTCGATCTGGCCCTGGAGTCACATGTCACCCAGAAGAGCGAGGGAAAACTGAAGTTTTGCCCAACACCTGATTGTCACATGATCTATAAGACGACAAAGGATGCCGGGGTCTTCTTATGTCCGGAGTGTCGGAACCGTTTGTGTTCTTCGTGTGGTTCAGAACCTCATATGGGATATACATGCGTGGAGTTTAAG GCTTCCGGCAAGAACTTTGACGACTTGGCATTTGAGAAATGGATTAAAAGAAAAGATGTCAAGAGGTGTCCAGTACCAAACTGTGGAATCCCTATCGAGAAAAATGGAGGATGTTTTCACATAAAGTGTCGTGAATGTAAGAAGCACATCTGTTGGCATTGCCTGGAATTCTTTGATAGAAGCAAAATGTGCTACGATCACCTATCAGAGAAGcatggtggttttttttaa